One part of the Nymphaea colorata isolate Beijing-Zhang1983 chromosome 8, ASM883128v2, whole genome shotgun sequence genome encodes these proteins:
- the LOC116259155 gene encoding uncharacterized protein LOC116259155 isoform X2 encodes MEISQEKRNQPKQDVGVEENAEIRCGCESDWKKRPDFLPEDSGVKVPDACDSSPESTISLLESDNKDWSDCSISDDESLIEIELQGEHYLEEDRFFWEKDFPVVGMPEYAFQKKDFQAFETPESIFRRQLLMELCSELIEEDNLIEIDLSVGSIKCSRVEIDD; translated from the coding sequence ATGGAGATCTCGCAGGAGAAGAGGAACCAACCCAAACAGGATGTGGGTGTTGAAGAAAACGCCGAAATTCGTTGTGGGTGTGAATCGGATTGGAAGAAAAGGCCAGATTTCTTGCCAGAGGATTCCGGCGTCAAAGTTCCCGACGCCTGCGACTCGTCACCGGAGTCTACCATTTCTCTGCTAGAGAGCGATAACAAGGACTGGTCCGACTGCTCCATTTCAGATGATGAGAGTCTGATCGAGATAGAGCTACAAGGAGAACACTATCTAGAAGAAGACAGGTTTTTCTGGGAGAAGGACTTCCCGGTGGTGGGGATGCCGGAGTATGCTTTCCAGAAGAAAGACTTTCAGGCTTTTGAGACGCCTGAGTCCATATTCAGGCGACAGCTACTCATGGAGCTCTGCTCCGAGCTCATAGAGGAGGATAACTTGATAGAGATTGACCTTTCTGTTGGGTCCATCAAATGCTCAAGGGTTGAGATTGACGATTGA
- the LOC116259155 gene encoding uncharacterized protein LOC116259155 isoform X1 translates to MFKISLSRSLPALRFPMLLCSSEKMSEALFFTFLPHHRKVGMEISQEKRNQPKQDVGVEENAEIRCGCESDWKKRPDFLPEDSGVKVPDACDSSPESTISLLESDNKDWSDCSISDDESLIEIELQGEHYLEEDRFFWEKDFPVVGMPEYAFQKKDFQAFETPESIFRRQLLMELCSELIEEDNLIEIDLSVGSIKCSRVEIDD, encoded by the exons ATGTTTAAGATCAGTCTCTCCCGCTCGCTCCCTGCGTTGCGTTTCCCCATGCTACTCTGCAGTTCTGAAAAAATGTCGGAAG CcctctttttcacttttttgccGCACCACAGAAAGGTAGGAATGGAGATCTCGCAGGAGAAGAGGAACCAACCCAAACAGGATGTGGGTGTTGAAGAAAACGCCGAAATTCGTTGTGGGTGTGAATCGGATTGGAAGAAAAGGCCAGATTTCTTGCCAGAGGATTCCGGCGTCAAAGTTCCCGACGCCTGCGACTCGTCACCGGAGTCTACCATTTCTCTGCTAGAGAGCGATAACAAGGACTGGTCCGACTGCTCCATTTCAGATGATGAGAGTCTGATCGAGATAGAGCTACAAGGAGAACACTATCTAGAAGAAGACAGGTTTTTCTGGGAGAAGGACTTCCCGGTGGTGGGGATGCCGGAGTATGCTTTCCAGAAGAAAGACTTTCAGGCTTTTGAGACGCCTGAGTCCATATTCAGGCGACAGCTACTCATGGAGCTCTGCTCCGAGCTCATAGAGGAGGATAACTTGATAGAGATTGACCTTTCTGTTGGGTCCATCAAATGCTCAAGGGTTGAGATTGACGATTGA